In the genome of Phlebotomus papatasi isolate M1 chromosome 2, Ppap_2.1, whole genome shotgun sequence, one region contains:
- the LOC129802039 gene encoding zinc metalloproteinase nas-14-like, with amino-acid sequence MIGVQVVILCIFSVALAKPFLPYSINWNFPYDTDNAEEKSGNFEGDMILSPRQMIDLRFRTGLINLKYRWPNKLVPYQLSSEFTREESEFIREALDSIECVSCLRFVEKNSSHSDFVKVSREVDSGCFSSVGYQAGEQQLNLAPNELGTGCFRKGTIIHEFLHALGFFHMQSASDRDDYVTIVWENINPQHVHNFKKYNESVITHFGVKYDYESVMHYHKTAFSMNDEDTIVPKDPNAEIGQRIGLSDGDIKRLNKMYQCDEM; translated from the exons GGAATTTTCCATATGATACTGACAATGCTGAGGAAAAAAGTGGCAATTTTGAAGGTGATATGATTCTCTCACCTAGGCAAATGATTGATCTTCGTTTTCGTACTGGATTAATTAATCTCAAATATCGCTGGCCAAACAAATTGGTGCCCTATCAATTAAGCAGTGAGTTTACCAGAGAAGAATCAGAGTTTATTCGAGAAGCTCTGGATTCTATTGAGTGTGTATCTTGCTTAAGATTTGTGGAGAAAAATTCATCTCACAGCGATTTTGTTAAAGTATCT AGAGAAGTGGATTCCGGATGCTTTTCTTCCGTAGGTTATCAGGCTGGGGAACAACAGCTCAATTTAGCACCGAATGAACTGGGTACAGGATGCTTCCGTAAAGGCACAATTATCCATGAATTTCTACATGCATTGGGATTTTTTCATATGCAAAGTGCTTCAGATAGGGATGATTATGTCACAATTGTGTGGGAAAATATTAATCCACAGCATGTccataattttaagaaatacaaTGAATCTGTAATTACGCATTTTGGCGTTAAATATGACTATGAGAGTGTGATGCACTACCATAAGACAGCTTTTTCAATGAATGACGAAGATACAATTGTGCCTAAGGATCCAAATGCCGAAATTGGCCAAAGAATTGGACTCAGCGATGGAGATATTAAGAGACTTAATAAGATGTATCAGTGTGATGAAATGTAA